The Arachis hypogaea cultivar Tifrunner chromosome 14, arahy.Tifrunner.gnm2.J5K5, whole genome shotgun sequence genome has a segment encoding these proteins:
- the LOC112743250 gene encoding F-box protein At2g26160-like, whose amino-acid sequence MTKRFYSYDNYIQLRLVCKQWNLELPKIPDGNKVPWLVLSTGSAAKESFQEEVRAPEDEGIGSLEEKGIYHLMLPDMQDNIMYGSYMKGDRITHNLILVHKIQIWKAIINSAPNNDNDSDFIAVVIYGLFLELAFYMPNENRWIRFPTKDLDDVHDVIFFEEKIFAVDGNGQLYEFDTRTKSGPVGGKHEATPPPSIVGMPNCSYYLIGGDNGSLLMLVKGVRYRYYMKNQKRFCKCETVKFDVYELKKNEKTWSRIHSLGNYILLIGRNSSVQILPSNFLNCRGNQIYFTDDMHDRREVYFENTTPASQIGIFDLEDGSCQTFLTDVDSFCHPIWILP is encoded by the exons ATGACTAAGCGGTTCTATTCATATGACAATTACATTCAACTTCGATTGGTGTGTAAGCAATGGAACTTGGAACTACCAAAGATTCCTGATGGCAACAAAGTTCCGTGGCTGGTACTATCTACTGGCAGTGCTGCTAAAGAATCTTTCCAAGAAGAAGTTCGTGCTCCCGAGGATGAAGGAATTGGTAGTCTCGAAGAGAAGGGGATTTACCACCTCATGTTACCAGATATGCAAGACAACATCATGTATGGTTCATATATGAAG GGCGACCGTATCACTCATAATCTCATTTTGGTGCATAAAATCCAAATTTGGAAGGCTATTATAAATTCAGCTCCTAACAATGACAATGACAGTGATTTTATAGCAGTGGTCATATATGGATTATTCCTAGAATTGGCCTTTTACATGCCAAACGAGAATAGATGGATTAGATTTCCAACAAAAGATCTAGACGACGTTCATGATGTCATATTTTTTGAAGAGAAAATATTTGCAGTAGACGGTAATGGCCAACTATATGAATTTGATACAAGAACAAAGTCAGGACCAGTGGGAGGAAAACATGAAGCCACACCACCTCCATCCATTGTAGGAATGCCTAATTGTTCTTACTATCTAATTGGAGGTGATAATGGAAGTTTATTGATGCTGGTAAAAGGGGTAAGATATAGGTATTACATGAAGAATCAAAAGCGGTTCTGCAAGTGCGAGACTGTCAAATTTGATGTCTATGAAttgaagaaaaatgagaaaacatGGTCAAGAATACACAGTTTGGGGAATTACATACTACTAATTGGACGCAATTCTTCTGTTCAAATACTGCCAAGTAATTTTTTGAATTGCAGAGGAAATCAAATCTACTTTACAGATGACATGCATGACAGACGTGAAGTGTACTTTGAAAACACTACTCCCGCTTCTCAGATTGGCATCTTCGATTTGGAAGATGGGAGTTGCCAAACATTTTTAACAGATGTGGACTCTTTTTGTCATCCTATTTGGATATTACCCTAG